From Leptidea sinapis chromosome 3, ilLepSina1.1, whole genome shotgun sequence, a single genomic window includes:
- the LOC126978549 gene encoding anoctamin-8 isoform X3, which yields MDSDTLISGNNVKEENGSSSNSTPGEHKSFTEFARDKLDSAGRELRRRLPIAGQIGAQLIYPRRLLLQSTPTHQADVVLIFPKGIPDGMLLWLLQKLRGSRPRLKVCVRHHASSHCSAFYITASDDVLLQTAEEMHLPKLLKPEFGGGYKEFTVRDMHCFQKSTSGGELLNSQERSALVKYVLEAARAEPGDEHALEPAMTLRPGQSIVPACVSRGVISSMFPLHDHAALDSLRKKWVKTFFSPQPLDEICEYFGVKIAMYFAWLGHYTQSLTVPAFVGVVFWIWIGTASDYWKDIAQVLFSLFNVLWACVYLETWKRYSNVLAYRWGTLDQRDELLVEPRPLFQGEMSVSPVTGRPEPHYPAWRRRVWRHTVSLPVMSLCLAVAAGATFAILRAQDWWENTIGYFNWIPRALLAIIIAIEEEAYVRIAKWLNDKVSIRKLLHEFVLHGVLSSGYG from the exons atGGATAGTGATACTCTAATTTCTGGAAACAATGTCAAAGAAGAAAATGGAAGCAGTTCTAATTCAACACCAGGAGAGCATAAGTCTTTCACTGAATTTGCGAGGGATAAACTCGATAGTG CTGGAAGAGAATTACGACGTCGTCTCCCCATAGCAGGCCAAATCGGAGCACAACTGATATATCCTCGGCGCTTGCTGCTGCAGTCAACTCCGACACACCAGGCTGATGTGGTGCTTATATTTCCTAAAG GTATACCAGATGGGATGCTTTTGTGGTTGCTTCAGAAGCTACGAGGTAGTCGGCCCAGGTTGAAGGTGTGCGTGCGACATCACGCCTCGTCCCACTGCTCTGCGTTCTATATTACAGCTAGCGACGATGT TCTTTTACAAACCGCCGAAGAAATGCACTTGCCGAAGCTTCTGAAACCAGAATTTGGCGGAGGATACAAAGAGTTCACTGTGAGAGATATGCACTGCTTTCAAAAG aGTACGTCAGGAGGCGAACTGTTGAACAGTCAAGAGAGAAGTGCCCTAGTGAAGTACGTCCTGGAAGCAGCACGTGCCGAGCCGGGAGACGAACACGCCCTGGAGCCAGCGATGACCCTGCGGCCCGGACAGAGCATCG TACCGGCGTGCGTGAGTCGCGGTGTCATCTCGAGCATGTTTCCCTTGCACGACCACGCCGCTTTGGACTCGCTAAGAAAAAAATGGGTCAAGACGTTCTTCTCGCCACAGCCTCTCG ATGAGATCTGTGAATATTTCGGTGTCAAGATAGCAATGTACTTCGCATGGCTCGGTCATTATACACAGTCGCTCACAGTTCCAGCATTTGTTGGAGTCGTTTTCTGG ATATGGATAGGAACAGCCAGTGATTACTGGAAGGACATAGCGCAGGTCCTGTTCTCGCTATTCAACGTGCTGTGGGCTTGTGTCTATCTGGAGACCTGGAAGag aTATTCAAATGTGTTGGCGTACAGATGGGGCACCCTTGATCAACGAGACGAGTTGCTTGTAGAACCGAGGCCGCTATTTCAA GGTGAGATGAGTGTGAGCCCGGTGACGGGGCGGCCCGAGCCGCACTACCCCGCGTGGCGCCGTCGTGTGTGGAGACACACCGTCTCCTTGCCCGTCATGAGTCTGTGTCTGGCCGTCGCAGCCGGCGCCACCTTCGCGATACTGCGCGCACAG GATTGGTGGGAGAATACAATAGGTTACTTTAACTGGATACCCCGAGCCCTTTTAGCAATAATCATTGCCATCGAGGAGGAGGCTTATGTACGGATTGCCAAATGGCTAAACGATAAAG